The Ferrimonas balearica DSM 9799 genome includes the window CCAGTTCGCTTCCAAGCCGCCGGAACTGCCCGATGACGACACCCAGTGGGCCATCTTCGAGCAGGGCAAAGCGATGCTGGAAGCCGCCGGTTACCGCCAGTACGAGATCTCCGCCTGGGCCCAGCCCGGCTACCAGTGTGAACACAACCTCAACTACTGGCGCTTTGGCGACTACCTGGGCATCGGCTGTGGTGCCCACGGCAAGATCACCCAACCGGACGGAACCCTGCTGCGTACCGTCAAGGTCAAGCATCCCAAGGGTTACCTGGAGCCAGGCCGTGACCCGATGGCCGAGCAGTACAGCGTCGAGCGGGAAGACCAGGCGCTGGAGTACTACATGAACCGGCTGCGACTGATGGAGCCGATGCCCCTGAGCGAGCTGTCAGAGCGCACCCAACTCACGCCGGACGACGTGGCCAAGCCACTGAACTGGGCCCTGCAGCGTGGCCTGATTGAGCGGGATAACCAGCAGATGCAGTTGACCGAGCAGGGTCACCGCTTTCTGAACGAGCTTTTGGCGCAGTTCCTGCCGGATTAACCAAATCATTAAGATCTGCTAACAGTTTCGGTTTTTTAACGGGGCAATGCGCGTGCCAGACTGGCGTCCACATCCGGACGCAAGGAGAGCCACGTGAAACCCCAGTTAACCATTGCCGCCCTGTCGGTGTGTGCCGCCCTCAGCCTGGGCGGTTGCGCCCAGCAGGCCCCCACCACCACCGACAACACCCCCGCCGCCGGTCAGGTTCAGCAATCCGAATCCGCCCGGGCCAACGCCCTGTTTGAGTCCATCTTTATGGACAACGTGATGGCATCCCCCATCAGCCAAACCTACCTTGGTATCAAGCAGGATCAGGACAAGTGGGATGAGTTCAGCGAAGCGGACTATGCCGAGGGACTGGCACGCAACCAGCGCCATCTGGCACAACTGAACGGCATCGACGCCGACCAGCTCGACCCTCAGACCCGGCTGAGCTACCGACTGATGAAACAGCGCCTGGAGCAATCCATCGCGGACCATCAGTGGCGCCACTACAACTACCCGATCAACCAGATGTACGGTTATCAGTCGACCACTGCCTCGTTCCTGATCAACCAGCACCGCATCAACGATGAAACCGATGCCCGTGCCTACATCAGCCGTCTCAATGGCATCGAGCGCCGTTTCGACCAGGTGATTGAACAGCTCAAGCTGCGCGAGGCCAAGGGCATCGTGGCGCCGCGCTTTGTTTTCCCGTACGCCATCAGCGACAGCCAGAACATTCTGTCCGGCGCCCCCTTTGATGACGGCGCAGACAGCACCCTGCTGGCCGACTTTAAAGCCAAGATCGCCCCCCTGCCCCTGACTGATGCAGAGAAAGCCAGCCTTACCGCCGATGCCGAAGCGGCCCTGACCGGTTCTGTAGCCAACGGCTACGGCAAGCTGATCAGCTTCCTTGAGGGCCAGTATGAGCGTGCCCGCGAGGACGCCGGGGCGTGGAAATTCCCCGACGGTGAGCGGTTCTACAACAACGCCCTGGCCCGCACCACCACCACCGATTTCAGTGCCGCCACCATTCACCAGATGGGCGTGGACGACGTTGCCCGTATCCATGATGAGATGCGCGCCATTATGGCGCGGGTGGGCTTTGAGGGAGACCTGCAGGCGTTCTTCGCCTTTATGCGCACCGACAGCCAGTTCTATCTGGACAACGACGACGCAGGCCGCGCCGCTTACCTGGGGCAGGCTGAGCGCTATATCGGTGATATGAATGAGCGACTGGACGAGGTGTTCGGCGTGAAGCCCAAGGCACCACTGGTGGTGAAGAAGGTGGAAGCGTTCCGCGAAAAGTCCGCCGGTAAGGCGTTTTACCAGCAACCCTCTCCGGATGGCAGTCGCCCGGGCTTCTTCTACGCCAACCTCTATGACATGAGCCACATGCCCACCTATCAGCTGGAGGCGCTGGCCTTCCACGAAGGGATCCCGGGCCACCATATGCAGATCGCCATCGCTCAGGAGCTGGAAGGGCTGCCCAAGTTCCGCCGTTTTGGTGGCTACACCGCGTACATCGAAGGCTGGGGCCTTTACTCCGAATACCTGCCCAAAGAGATGGGTTTCTATGAAGACCCCTACAGCGACTTTGGCCGTCTGGCGATGGAGCTGTGGCGCGCCTGCCGCCTGGTGGTGGACACCGGCATTCACGCCAAAGGCTGGACCCGCGAACAAGCGATCGATTACCTCGCCCACAACACCCCGAATCCCCAGGGTGACGTGGTGAAAGCGATTGAGCGTTACATCGTGATGCCGTCCCAGGCCACCGCTTACAAAGTCGGCATGATGCGATTGCTGGAGTTGCGCAGCCAGGCACAGGGCGAGTTGGGTGAACAGTTTGACCTGCGTGGCTTCCACGACGTGGTGCTGGCCAATGGTCCGCTGCCGCTGAATGTGTTGGGTGAGCAGGTGAATCAGTGGGTGGAGTCGGAGAAAGTCCGGTTGTAACTCCCCCGGCAACGGAAAGAAAAAGGAGGCCATAAAGGCCTCCTATTTTTTTATTTTGTTGGGCGTATTTGTTTTTCTGCCGCGGCCCATCGCCAGCTACCACTCCAAAGCTATGCTGCTTTTTGTAGGGTACGGAGGGTGATCCTTGCTTTTAAAAAAGGCCCCGGATCCGACCGGGGCATAAAAGTCCAGATGATGGATCCTAACAATCCGTCAGAGGCATCACGCGAGGTGTAATGCCTCCGATCAAACGTTACTGACTACTCGAACACTCCAGAGGGGTCATTCCAGAGCCTATCCAGTGACGTTTGATGGGGGCCATTCTAGGGAGAATTTTGATGCTGACAAGCGCAAGATGTTGCGCCATCAACATTTTTATAACTCAGAAGGATATCAATCGTGCACCTGAGTGCTCGATTTTTTTCTTAATAATCAATAAACAACATTATTTGGCGCACATTTTATACAGACACTGTTCTCCTGACAGAACAATGATTTCTCTCACTCATGATTATGACGAGAGGATGTCAGCGCCCTATCCCAGGGAGTGGGGTCACGGAAATGCCCCCGTACAAAGTCGATAAACGCCCGCACCTTGGGCGCGAGGTTCTTTCGTCTGGGGTAAACCGCCTGCAGTGCCAGTGGATGAGTCAGCTTCCAGTCCGGCAACAGCTCAATCAGTTCGCCCTTGGCCAGCTCATCCTCCAGCAGGTAGGTGGCCAGATAGACCACACCGAGCCCGCGCTTAGCCGCATCCTTCAGTGCCGGTGCATCGTCCACCCGATAGTTGCCCTTCACCCGGATTTCGCAGGTCTCCTCACCGCGGGCAAACTCCCAGGCGCCGTGCTCATACCACTCGCTTTTGTAGACCAGGCAGTTATGTTCAGCCAGCGCTGCCGGATGATAGGGCACGCCACGTCGGGCCAGGTAATCCGGTGAGGCCACCAGGATAAAGCGACAGTTCATCAGGGGGCGTGCCACCATGCCCAGCGGCAGTTGCTCAGACATGGTCAGCAGAAGGTCGAGTCCTTCCGCCACCACGTCCACTTTGTGATCGAGGAAACTCAGCTCCAGCTCCAGCGCCGGGTGCTGCTCCATAAAGGCGGGGATCAACGGCATCAGGTGCATGGAGCCGAATGCCTGGGTGATACCCACCCGCAGTACCCCGCGGATCTCCTGTTGCAGGGCCTGCACCCCGGCGACCGCCTGGTCCAGATCCTTCAGGATCCCCTCGCCGTGTTCATAGAGCAGTTCACCGCTCTCGGTCAGACTGAGTGAACGGGTGGTGCGCTGAACCAGCTGCACCCCGAGTTGCTGCTCAAGAAAGCTGACATGACTGCTCACCTTGGATTTGGAGATCCCCAGTTTTCGCGCCGCAGCGGAAAACCCCTGGGCCCGTACCACATGGGTAAAGATCACGATAGGTTCGAGCAGTTCGCGCATTCGCGCTCTCCTTACAACAGCTTGTTCTGGACGAAAAAAAAGCGACGATATCGCTATCGTCGCTATTGTAGCGCCTTTGCCCTGAATCAGCGCAACATGGCCAGCTCCGGATCGCCCTGAACCACCAGGTCAAACTCCGCCAGTTGCGGGATCTGGCGCTGCATCTTCTGCTCCAGCAGGTCCAGCTGCTGCCATTCGCTACACATGGCGTTAGCCCGTTGCTCCAGCGCGGTTGCCTGGGCTTCCATCTCGGTTTCGATGCGCTCGCCCATCCGCTCCATGCGGGTGCCAAAATCTTCCATGCGCTGCTCAAAGTCGCCGCTGTCGCCCTCGCTCATCGCCTGTCCCAGCGCCATCAACATGCCGCCCATGGAGGCGGAGATCACCGACTCAATCTCGGTTTCCAGGGTTTGATCCAGCTCATCACTGAAGTTGTCCATGGCGTTGGCAGAGAGGCGAATGCCGCCATTCTCGGTGCGCATGCTGGCGTTCACCTTATCCTGGATCCGCGCCATCACATCGGTGCCCTGGCTGGGGTCGAGGCCGAAGTCAGACAACTCGGTAAATACCGTGTCCAATGCGGTGCCCGCCAGCATCAGGGCATCATTGACCAACTCCACAACCTTGGGCAGCTGACGCTCCATCTCGGCATGATAATCCCGCACCAGAGTGCGCTGGCTGGCGTCCAGATCAACGCTTTTACCCCGTACCCAAAGCTGGTCTCCCTGGATCCGGTAGAGACTCTCTCCGGCGTCGCTAACCTCGAGGGAATCCCGCTCCAGCTCGATGTCATAACTCAGTGACAGCTCACACTCGTCGCCAAAGTTGAATTGGGAGGGTTCCGCGGCCGCGCCAAATCCGAACAGAGCCAAAGCCAGCATCACGCTACGTGCAATCATCATGGTGTCCTTTTCCAGTGTCTTGTCAGTCTAGGCAGTATGCCAAGACCGGGCCAATCCGCTGGCCTCTCCCAAACCTAACACTAAGCAAATGAATTTAAAGCAATAAAAAACGCCACTCCAAAATGGGGTGGCGTTCTTAACCTGAGCCGGTTGGCGAATTTCACTAAAAAATAGAGCGTCCTAGCCGCTTGGCCAGCAGTTCCAGCGCCGCCGTTCCCGCATGGGAGTTACCGCTGTCGTCCAGTTCAGGCGACCAGACACAGAGGCTCATCTCCCCCGGCACCACGGCAATGATGCCGCCGCCAACGCCGGATTTGCCCGGCATCCCCACCCGGTAAGCGAACTCACCGGCCCCATCATAGAGTCCGGAGGTGGCCAGCAGGGCGTTGATCTGGCGGGTCTGACGCTCAGACACCAGTCGCCGTCCCCCCAAAGTCACCCCCTGATTGCAGAGGAAATAGGCGGCTTTGGCCAGATCAGCGCAACTCATGCGGATGGCGCAATGGGAGAAGTAGGTTTGCAGCACCTGATCGACGTCGTTGTGGAAGTTACCAAAGGACTTCATCAGGTAGGCGATCGCCGCATTGCGGGCCGAGTGCTGGTACTCCGACGCCGCCACCACCTTATCGGAGATCAGGTGGGCATTGCCGGAGAGGTCACGCATCAGTTCCAGCAAGCGCTGGCGAGGTGCACTGAGGCGACTCTCCAGCATATCGCTGATCACCAGCGCACCGGCATTGATAAAGGGGTTACGCGGTACCCCCTTTTCAAACTCCAGCTGCACCAGGGAGTTGAAGGGATTGCCTGAAGGCTCCTTCCCTACCCGTTGCCAGAGCTCCTCCTCGCTGTAGAGCATCATCGCCTGCATCAGTGCAAACACCTTGGAGATACTCTGGATGGAGAAGGGTTCGTGCCAGTCACCGGCGCCGATTACCCCACCCTCAGCACTGCAAACGGCGATGCCCAGCTTATCGCTGGGCACCTCTGCAAGAGCGGGAATGTAATCGGCGACCTTGCCCTCGCCGAGCAGCGGCCGGACTTCGTCCAGCACGCTCTCCAGCAGCGCTTTATCCGGCAGCACGCAGGATTAGCCCCACCACAGGTCAAACAGTTCGCTGACCTTCAGCTCGGAAACCGGCTGCTTGGCGAAGAAGGCTTCCACCGCAGCGCGGTGCTCTTCGGTGCACTTACCCAGTTTCTGGGTGCACACCAGGCCTTCCCAGGCTTTGTGGCCTTCGCCGGAGAAGCCCAGTTGGTTCGGCTCAATCACCTCGTCGATAAACTGGTCGACAATGGCGTCGATCTGTTCTTCGCTGACATCGGCGTTGAATACCCAGGCCACATCAAAGCCCAGCTCCTGGAACTCATCGGTACGCAGTTTCTTGCGCAGGCGGGCATTGCGTTTGGCTTGCAGCTTAACGGCCATCAGGCACTCCTTAGTTCACACGACGGTAAATCAGGTCCCAGACGCCGTGACCCAGGCGGTGACCGCGGGCCTCGAACTTGGTCAGGGGACGGAAATCCGGACGGGGCACGAAATTGCCCTCGGTGGCGGTGTTTTCAAAACCCGCCGCCGCGTTCATCTCTTCCACCATGTGCTCGGCATAGTGCTCCCAGTCGGTGGCCATGTGGTACAGGCCGCCCATCTTGAGCTTCTGGCGCACGGAAGCGATGAACTCTTCCTTTACGATACGACGTTTGTGGTGACGCTTTTTGTGCCACGGATCAGGGAAATAGAGTTGCACCCGGTCCAGGCTGGCATCCGGGATGCAATCCGCCAGGATCTCCACCGCATCGTGTTGGTACAGACGCAGGTTGGTGACACCCAGCTCCTCGGCGTACATCAGGCAGGCGCCCACACCCGGGCCATGCACTTCGATGCCGATAAAGTTCTTTTCCGGCTCCGCTTTGGCCATCTCCACCAGGGATTTGCCCATGCCAAAACCGATCTCCAGCACTACCGGCGCTTCACTGCCGAACACTTCGGCCAGATCGATGAGGCCCTGCTCGTGGGTCAGACCCATGGTAGGCCAATACTGCTCCATGGCGCGGGACTGGCCTTTGGTCATACGGCCTTCGCGCTTGACGAAGGAGCGGATCTTGCGCTGGCGCAGCTCCTCGACCGGCTGCGTCGGCTTTTGCTCGTCACTCATCTGGATCTTCTCGCTCTGTGGACCGGACGCTACACTGGGCGCCCCGAAAAACGCGTGATTGTATTTTAGGTTGCTCACTGATGGAAGCGAACACCGGAAGCTTTGCCAAGCGAATGCTGGATTGGTATCAACAGTATGGCCGCAAAGACCTGCCCTGGCAGCAGAACCGCACCCCTTACCGGGTGTGGCTGTCGGAGATTATGCTGCAGCAAACTCAGGTCACCACGGTGATCCCTTACTACCTGAAGTTTACCGAGCGCTTCCCCACCCTCATCGATCTGGCCAACGCCGAAGATGACGAAGTGATGCACCTGTGGACCGGCCTCGGCTACTACGCCCGCGCCCGCAACCTGCTCAAAGCCGCCCGCCAGGTTCGCGACCAGCACAACGGCGAGTTTCCCACCCAGATTGACCAGGTGATGGCGCTGCCCGGTATTGGCCGCTCCACCGCCGGTGCCATTCTCAGCCTCTCCCTGGACCAGCCCCACCCCATCCTCGATGGCAACGTAAAGCGGGTGCTGGCCCGTCACCAGGCCATTGAGGGCTGGCCGGGCAACAAAGCGGTGGAGAACCAGCTGTGGGACCTCACCACCACCCTGACCCCGGCGCAGCAGGTCCAGCCCTATAACCAGGCGATGATGGATCTGGGCGCCAGCCACTGCAGCCGCAGCAAACCCAACTGCCCGGCGTGCCCGGTCAATGACGACTGCCGGGCTTACGCCCAGGGCCGACAAGCCGATTACCCGGGCAAGAAGCCGAAAAAGGAGAAGCCGGTAAAAGCCTGCTTCCTGTTACTGCTGCGCCATCAGGACGAGGTGTATCTGGAGAAGCGCCCCGGTGCCGGCATCTGGGGCGGACTGTGGTGTCCGCCTCAATACAACGACAAGGCCAGCCTCGACCACGCCCTGCTGCCGCTGAAGGCCCAGCAGGCCCCGCAGATGCTGACGCCGTTCCGCCACACCTTCAGCCACTACCACCTGGACATTCAGCCGGTGCTGGTACAGCTGAGCGCACCACTGTCGCAGGTCGCGGAACATCCGGGCCAGTGGTTTGCCCTCGGTGCCGACAACCGCATCGGTCTGGCAGCCCCCACCGAGCGCCTGCTGGCCGAACTGCAAAACCAATACCCACAATGACCGTGCATAGAAGGCACTGGCCACATCTGGTATAACTGCGCTGACACCTAAGTGAGGACTCCGAACCATGGCACGTACCGTATTCTGCCAATACCTGAACAAAGAGGCCGAGGGCCTGGACTTTCAGCTGATCCCCGGTGAGCTGGGCAAGCGGGTGTTTGACAACATCTCCAAGGAAGCCTTCGGTCTGTGGCAGAAGAAGCAGACCATGCTGATCAACGAGCACAAGCTCAACATGATGAACGCCGAGCACCGCAAGATGCTGGAAGAGAACATGGTGAAGTTCCTGTTCGAAGGCGAAGAGATCCACATCGAAGGCTACAAGCCGCCGGAAGCGTAAGCCGCCTCCGCCCCAACGCCCTGCCCCGCAGGGCGTTGTTGTTTTCAGCCCTCAGTAAGCGCCCGCATCGCGCAAGGCACTGTCCAGCGCCTGTGCCATCTGACGATACCCCTCGGCATTGAGGTGGATAGGATCAGACTTGTAGCCGGGTGTCCGCAATAACTCCCCCACCAGTGAATCCACCAGCGGTACGCCATACTGCTCGGCCAGCTCCGGATAAAACGGTGCCGCACTGGAGAACAACCGCTTCTCCGGTACCGCCACCAACATCACCTGCACCCCCTGCCCCTGAGCCGTTTCAATCATCTGCGCCAGATTGTCCCGAATGGCATCCGGCGGGCGGTTACGCAGGATATCGTTGCCCCCCAACAGCAACAGAAGGAGATCCGGTTGTTCGGCCGCCAGCACCTGCGGGAGCCGTTGCAGACCCGCCGGAGTCTGTTCGCCGGACACCCCGGCGTTCACCACGTGCAGGCCACTGAGCTGCGCCAGCACCGTGGGGTAGTCCTCCCCCTGCCCGGCCCCCACCCCACGGGTCAGGCTGTCGCCAAAGGCCACGATGGTGCCATCGGCAGGCAAGGGCGTCAGGCCAGGGCCGCCGCAACCGACCAATCCCCACAGCAGAGCCACCAACAAAAAGCCCGCCCGCATCACACTTTTACGCATCGCTCCCTCCTGTGGTGGCTGAGTTAGCCGTGTTCTCCAACCGCATATTCTCCGGCGTCTCTGCCACCAGCGCCCCGGGTTTGCGCCAACCCGGCCAAAATCGTTCAACAAGAGTACCGGGATTGGGTGGATAATGGCCACCTGCGCATCTTTCAGGCAAACGATAAAAATCGAGTTGACTTAGTCAGGCAAAATCCGTTTAATAGCGCTCCGTCGCCAAGCAAGCGACAACAAGTTGCCTCGTTAGCTCAGTTGGTAGAGCAGCGGATTGAAAATCCGCGTGTCCCTGGTTCGACTCCGGGACGAGGCACCACCTTTTCCCCCTTAGTTCAGTCGGTAGAACGGCGGACTGTTAATCCGTATGTCGCTGGTTCAAGTCCAGCAGGGGGAGCCACTTTCGCCTCGTTAGCTCAGTTGGTAGAGCAGCGGATTGAAAATCCGCGTGTCCCTGGTTCGACTCCGGGACGAGGCACCATACAACGAAGCCCTGACCGCAAGGTCGGGGCTTTTTTGTATCAATCCGCAGCGGATTGGCCTATTCAAAGATCCGCGCGTGTCCCTGCCCCGACTCCGGGACGAGGCACCATCTTAGAGAAAGCCCTGACCGAAAGGTCGGGGCTTTTTCGTTTCCGCGGTTGGCAGAGCAGCGGATTGACTTATTTAAGAATCAGCGCGTGTCCCTGGTTCGACTGTGGATGACATCCCTGTCATCTGCCCCCTTCGGGCCGCCGCAAGCGGCGTCATGTCCGGCATCCTGCCTCCC containing:
- the mutY gene encoding A/G-specific adenine glycosylase, giving the protein MEANTGSFAKRMLDWYQQYGRKDLPWQQNRTPYRVWLSEIMLQQTQVTTVIPYYLKFTERFPTLIDLANAEDDEVMHLWTGLGYYARARNLLKAARQVRDQHNGEFPTQIDQVMALPGIGRSTAGAILSLSLDQPHPILDGNVKRVLARHQAIEGWPGNKAVENQLWDLTTTLTPAQQVQPYNQAMMDLGASHCSRSKPNCPACPVNDDCRAYAQGRQADYPGKKPKKEKPVKACFLLLLRHQDEVYLEKRPGAGIWGGLWCPPQYNDKASLDHALLPLKAQQAPQMLTPFRHTFSHYHLDIQPVLVQLSAPLSQVAEHPGQWFALGADNRIGLAAPTERLLAELQNQYPQ
- a CDS encoding YggL family protein, with amino-acid sequence MAVKLQAKRNARLRKKLRTDEFQELGFDVAWVFNADVSEEQIDAIVDQFIDEVIEPNQLGFSGEGHKAWEGLVCTQKLGKCTEEHRAAVEAFFAKQPVSELKVSELFDLWWG
- a CDS encoding LysR family transcriptional regulator, with amino-acid sequence MRELLEPIVIFTHVVRAQGFSAAARKLGISKSKVSSHVSFLEQQLGVQLVQRTTRSLSLTESGELLYEHGEGILKDLDQAVAGVQALQQEIRGVLRVGITQAFGSMHLMPLIPAFMEQHPALELELSFLDHKVDVVAEGLDLLLTMSEQLPLGMVARPLMNCRFILVASPDYLARRGVPYHPAALAEHNCLVYKSEWYEHGAWEFARGEETCEIRVKGNYRVDDAPALKDAAKRGLGVVYLATYLLEDELAKGELIELLPDWKLTHPLALQAVYPRRKNLAPKVRAFIDFVRGHFRDPTPWDRALTSSRHNHE
- the trmB gene encoding tRNA (guanosine(46)-N7)-methyltransferase TrmB, whose amino-acid sequence is MSDEQKPTQPVEELRQRKIRSFVKREGRMTKGQSRAMEQYWPTMGLTHEQGLIDLAEVFGSEAPVVLEIGFGMGKSLVEMAKAEPEKNFIGIEVHGPGVGACLMYAEELGVTNLRLYQHDAVEILADCIPDASLDRVQLYFPDPWHKKRHHKRRIVKEEFIASVRQKLKMGGLYHMATDWEHYAEHMVEEMNAAAGFENTATEGNFVPRPDFRPLTKFEARGHRLGHGVWDLIYRRVN
- a CDS encoding GDSL-type esterase/lipase family protein translates to MRKSVMRAGFLLVALLWGLVGCGGPGLTPLPADGTIVAFGDSLTRGVGAGQGEDYPTVLAQLSGLHVVNAGVSGEQTPAGLQRLPQVLAAEQPDLLLLLLGGNDILRNRPPDAIRDNLAQMIETAQGQGVQVMLVAVPEKRLFSSAAPFYPELAEQYGVPLVDSLVGELLRTPGYKSDPIHLNAEGYRQMAQALDSALRDAGAY
- a CDS encoding oxidative damage protection protein, encoding MARTVFCQYLNKEAEGLDFQLIPGELGKRVFDNISKEAFGLWQKKQTMLINEHKLNMMNAEHRKMLEENMVKFLFEGEEIHIEGYKPPEA
- the glsB gene encoding glutaminase B; the encoded protein is MPDKALLESVLDEVRPLLGEGKVADYIPALAEVPSDKLGIAVCSAEGGVIGAGDWHEPFSIQSISKVFALMQAMMLYSEEELWQRVGKEPSGNPFNSLVQLEFEKGVPRNPFINAGALVISDMLESRLSAPRQRLLELMRDLSGNAHLISDKVVAASEYQHSARNAAIAYLMKSFGNFHNDVDQVLQTYFSHCAIRMSCADLAKAAYFLCNQGVTLGGRRLVSERQTRQINALLATSGLYDGAGEFAYRVGMPGKSGVGGGIIAVVPGEMSLCVWSPELDDSGNSHAGTAALELLAKRLGRSIF
- a CDS encoding YggN family protein; this encodes MMIARSVMLALALFGFGAAAEPSQFNFGDECELSLSYDIELERDSLEVSDAGESLYRIQGDQLWVRGKSVDLDASQRTLVRDYHAEMERQLPKVVELVNDALMLAGTALDTVFTELSDFGLDPSQGTDVMARIQDKVNASMRTENGGIRLSANAMDNFSDELDQTLETEIESVISASMGGMLMALGQAMSEGDSGDFEQRMEDFGTRMERMGERIETEMEAQATALEQRANAMCSEWQQLDLLEQKMQRQIPQLAEFDLVVQGDPELAMLR
- a CDS encoding DUF885 domain-containing protein — encoded protein: MKPQLTIAALSVCAALSLGGCAQQAPTTTDNTPAAGQVQQSESARANALFESIFMDNVMASPISQTYLGIKQDQDKWDEFSEADYAEGLARNQRHLAQLNGIDADQLDPQTRLSYRLMKQRLEQSIADHQWRHYNYPINQMYGYQSTTASFLINQHRINDETDARAYISRLNGIERRFDQVIEQLKLREAKGIVAPRFVFPYAISDSQNILSGAPFDDGADSTLLADFKAKIAPLPLTDAEKASLTADAEAALTGSVANGYGKLISFLEGQYERAREDAGAWKFPDGERFYNNALARTTTTDFSAATIHQMGVDDVARIHDEMRAIMARVGFEGDLQAFFAFMRTDSQFYLDNDDAGRAAYLGQAERYIGDMNERLDEVFGVKPKAPLVVKKVEAFREKSAGKAFYQQPSPDGSRPGFFYANLYDMSHMPTYQLEALAFHEGIPGHHMQIAIAQELEGLPKFRRFGGYTAYIEGWGLYSEYLPKEMGFYEDPYSDFGRLAMELWRACRLVVDTGIHAKGWTREQAIDYLAHNTPNPQGDVVKAIERYIVMPSQATAYKVGMMRLLELRSQAQGELGEQFDLRGFHDVVLANGPLPLNVLGEQVNQWVESEKVRL